A region from the Lolium perenne isolate Kyuss_39 chromosome 4, Kyuss_2.0, whole genome shotgun sequence genome encodes:
- the LOC127321299 gene encoding uncharacterized protein: MRACGIRSMLLGMEGDARVAAAAAAGSECSSGCQSGWTTYLDDDRSSYEYSYDHAVGFHSLPQQQQQPCYVCVFSDEEDDLSMVSDASSGPRQQHSAGSDEGAAAALPSPRAARRGNRMAQPAAARRQSKVAATVASTLLEDTASSPAVFRHSKSKVTSSPEADGYGSAAGSMMDVGNAAEFSCGFFATTTGFEFESSCLNMSPLGGYLYSPAPVKPMSTRQVFRDGGDKIQRW; this comes from the exons ATGCGTGCGTGCGGTATTCGATCGATGCTGCTGGGGATGGAGGGGGacgcgagggtggcggcggcggcggcggcgggttcgGAGTGCAGCAGCGGCTGCCAGTCTGGCTGGACCACCTACCTGGACGACGACCGCTCCTCCTACGAATACTCCTACGACCACGCCGTGGGGTTCCACAGCCtgccgcagcagcagcagcagccgtgCTACGTctgcgtcttctccgacgaggaggatgacCTGTCCATGGTCTCCGACGCCTCCTCGGGGCCACGCCAGCAGCACTCGGCCGGCTCCGACgaaggcgccgccgccgcgctcccCAGTCCGCGTGCGGCGAGGAGAGGCAACAGGATGGCGCAGCCTGCAGCGGCGAGGCGGCAGAGCAAGGTGGCCGCCACCGTCGCGTCCACTCTGCTCGAGGACACGGCCAGCTCGCCCGCAGTCTTCAGGCACTCCAAATCCAAG GTGACGAGCTCCCCGGAGGCCGACGGCTACGGCAGCGCGGCCGGTTCGATGATGGACGTCGGCAACGCGGCCGAGTTCTCCTGCGGCTTCTTCGCCACCACGACAGGCTTCGAGTTCGAG TCTTCCTGCTTGAACATGTCTCCTCTTGGCGGCTACCTGTACTCCCCTGCTCCTGTCAAACCGATGTCCACAAGACAG GTGTTCAGAGATGGAGGTGACAAGATCCAGAGGTGGTGA